A genomic window from Nicotiana sylvestris chromosome 11, ASM39365v2, whole genome shotgun sequence includes:
- the LOC138881529 gene encoding uncharacterized protein, whose product MDFGGSWDQFLQLADFAYNNSYQPSIQMAPYEALYGRRCWSPSKQKSYANRKVRDVAYMVREKVLLRVLPMKGVMRFGKKVKLSPWYIVPFEHGSVDGDLTYDVEPIAIFDYHVRKFRSKNIASVKV is encoded by the exons ATGGAtttcgggggttcttgggatcagtttctgcAGCTTGCAgattttgcctacaacaacagctaccagccgagtattcagatggctccgtatgaggcattgtatggaaGGCGGTGCTGGTCTCCA TCtaaacagaagagttatgccaatCGGAAAGTTCGTGATGTTGCCTACATGGTGAGGGAGAAGGTATTACTCagggttttgcccatgaagggtgttatgaggttcgggaaaaAGGTCAAGTTGAGCCCTTGGTATATTGTCCCTTTTGAG cacggatCAGTAGAtggggatttgacttatgatgtggaaccGATAGCCATTTTTGATTATCACGTTCGAAAGTTtaggtcaaagaatatagcttcagtgaaggtgtag